AGAGGGGTGAACCCCCACAAGGGACCCGTCCCTGTCATCCACCCCCGTGTCCCTCCCGCAGGGTGACCCCGGTCCCAAAGGTGCTGATGGCGCCCCTGGCAAGGACGGTCTCCGAGGCCTGACCGGTCCCATCGGCCCCCCCGGCCCTGCTGGTGCTcctggtgacaaggtggggacaTCCCGCAGGGACGGAAGTGTCCGGGCAGCCACCGCCACCTCCTCGCCACAGCGCtgatccctttttttttgttgttttcctccccttttccaggGTGAAGCCGGTCCCCCCGGTCCTGCTGGTCCCACCGGTGCCCGTGGTGCTCCCGTAAGTGTCCCCTCGGTGACGGCCCTGCCGCTCCGCGGTGGCCGCGGTGGCCGCCCCCCGCCTGCCTCAcgcccttccctcccttctctccgTTCCAGGGTGACCGTGGCGAGCCCGGCCCTCCCGGTCCTGCTGGATTTGCTGGCCCCCCCGTAAGTGTGACCCGCCTCCCCCGGGGGTCCTCTCCCGCCCCCCAGCGTGGCTGGGAGCCCCCCCGGGCTCAccccggccggggggggggggggggggggggggggggggggggggggggggggggggggggggggggggggggggggggggggggggggggggggggggggggggggggggggggggggggggggggggggggggggggggggggggggggggggggggggggggggggggggggggggggggggggggggggggggggggggggggggggggggggggggggggggggggggggggggggggggggggggggggggggggggggggggggggggggggggggggggggggggggggggggggggggggggggggggggggggggggggggggggggggggggggggggggggggggggggggggggggggggggggggggggggggggggggggggggggggggggggggggggggggggggggggggggggggggggggggggggggggggggggggggggggggggggggggggggggggggggggggggggggggggggggggggggggggggggggggggggggggggggggggggggggggggggggggggggggggggggggggggggggggggggggggggggggggggggggggggggggggggggggggggggggggggggggggggggggggggggggggggggggggggggggggggggggggggggggggggggggggggggggggggggggggggggggggggggggggggggggggggggggggggggggggggggggggggggggggggggggggggggggggggggggggggggggggggggggggggggggggggggggggggggggggggggggggggggggggggggggggggggggggggggggggggggggggggggggggggggggggggggggggggggggggggggggggggggggggggggggggggggggggggggggggggggggggggggggggggggggggggggggggggggggggggggggggggggggggggggggggggggggggggggggggggggggggggggggggggggggggggggggggggggggggggggggggggggggggggggggggggggggggggggggggggggggggggggggggggggggggggggggggggggggggggggggggggggggggggggggggggggggggggggggggggggggggggggggggggggggggggggggggggggggggggggggggggggggggggggggggggggggggggggggggggggggggggggggggggggggggggggggggggggggggggggggggggggggggggggggggggggggggggggggggggggggggggggggggggggggggggggggggggggggggggggggggggggggggggggggggggggggggggggggggggggggggggggggggggggggggggggggggggggggggggggggggggggggggggggggggggggggggggggggggggggggggggggggggggctggggacacaggacaggagatgctggggacacaggacaagttctggggacacagggcaggttctggggacacaggacaggttctggggacacaggacaagttctggggacacagggcaggttctggggacacagcccagctgcctggctCCATCCCGGCTCTGCCCGTGGCCGCCCTGTCCCACTTGGCCCCGGGACCCCCCTGGCCGCCCTTCAGctggcacgggggggggggggggggggggggggggggggggggggggggggggggggggggggggggggggggggggggggggggggggggggggggggggggggggggggggggggggggggggggggggggggggggggggggggggggggggggggggggggggggggggggggggggggggggggggggggggggggggggggggggggggggggggggggggggggggggggggggggggggggggggggggggggggggggggggggggggggggggggggggggggggggggggggggggggggggggggggggggggggggggggggggggggggggggggggggggggggggggggggggggggggggggggggggggggggggggggggggggggggggggggggggggggggggggggggggggggggggggggggggggggggggggggggggggggggggggggggggggggggggggggggggggggggggggggggggggggggggggggggggggggggggggggggggggggggggggggggggggggggggggggggggggggggggggggggggggggggggggggggggggggggggggggggggggggggggggggggggggggggggggggggggggggggggggggggggggggggggggggggggggggggggggggggggggggggggggggggggggggggggggggggggggggggggggggggggggggggggggggggggggggggggggggggggggggggggggggggggggggggggggggggggggggggggggggggggggggggggggggggggggggggggggggggggggggggggggggggggggggggggggggggggggggggggggggggggggggggggggggggggggggggggggggggggggggggggggggggggggggggggggggggggggggggggggggggggggggggggggggggggggggggggggggggggggggggggggggggggggggggggggggggggggggggggggggggggggggggggggggggggggggggggggggggggggggggggggggggggggggggggggggggggggggggggggggggggggggggggggggggggggggggggggggggggggggggggggggggggggggggggggggggggggggggggggggggggggggggggggggggggggggggggggggggggggggggggggggggggggggggggggggggggggggggggggggggggggggggggggggggggggggggggggggggggggggggggggggggggggggggggggggggggggggggggggggggggggggggggggggggggggggggggggggggggggggggggggggggggggggggggggggggggggggggggggggggggggggggggggggggggggggggggggggggggggggggggggggggggggggggggggggggggggggggggggggggggggggggggggggggggggggggggggggggggggggggggggggggggggggggggggggggggcgtcgGTCCTGCTGGCAAGAACGGAGATCGTGGTGAGACTGTAAGTgaagccctgcccagagccccccccTTGCACCTCCCGGCCCGAGGACACCCCAAAAAGTCCTGGGGCCGGGCGCcgggctcagctcctgctgctggaaggagccGGGAAGCCGGAGGTGCCACCACCCTGCAAAGGGCGATGTCACAGGGCCACCGCCCCGCTCGGGGGTCCCTGAGCATCTCGGGGTGGTTCTGCCCCAAGccggcagcagcaggaggtgcagggagCTCTAACCTGTCCCCTTCTCTCCTGTCCCAGGGTCCCCAAGGTCCCGCTGGCCCCCCTGGCCCCGCTGGTGCTCGTGGTCCTGCTGTAAGTGACgtcctgctctgtcctcctCGGTGTCCCCACAGGCGTGGGGACAGTGTCTGGCCAGGACCCCGCTCaactcatcctcctcctcctcctcctcctcctcctcttcctccccctgcAGGGTCCACAAGGTCCCCGTGGTGACAAAGGTGAAACCGGTGAACAGGGAGACAGAGGCATGAAGGGTCACAGAGGCTTCTCCGGTCTCCAGGGCCCGCCCGGTCCTCCCGTAAGTGCCGCGGGGGCGGCCCCGCGTCCCGGGGGCAGcgcgaggggggggggggggggggggggggggggggggggggggggggggggggggggggggggggggggggggggggggggggggggggggggggggggggggggggggggggggggggggggggggggggggggggggggggggggggggggggggggggggggggggggggggggggggggggggggggggggggggggggggggggggggggggggggggggggggggggggggggggggggggggggggggggggggggggggggggggggggggggggggggggggggggggggggggggggggggggggggggggggggggggggggggggggggggggggggggggggggggggggggggggggggggggggggggggggggggggggggggggggggggggggggggggggggggggggggggggggggggggggggggggggggggggggggggggggggggggggggggggggggggggggggggggggggggggggggggggggggggggggggggggggggggggggggggggggggggggggggggggggggggggggggggggggggggggggggggggggggggggggggggggggggggggggggggggggggggggggggggggggggggggggggggggggggggggggggggggggggggggggggggggggggggggggggggggggggggggggggggggggggggggggggggggggggggggggggggggggggggggggggggggggggggggggggggggggggggggggggggggggggggggggggggggggggggggggggggggggggggggggggggggggggggggggggggggggggttcgaTTTCAGCTTCCTGCCGCAGCCGCCGCAGGAGAAGGCGCACGACGGCGGCCGCTACTACCGCGCCGATGATGCCAACGTGATGCGCGACCGCGACCTGGAGGTGGACACCACCCTCAAGAGCCTGAGCCAGCAGATCGAGAACATCCGCAGCCCCGAGGGCACCCGCAAGAACCCCGCCCGCACCTGCCGCGACCTCAAGATGTGCCACGGAGACTGGAAGAGCGGTCGGTGTCCCCCCGGGGCTGTCGCTctgtctctgtcccctctgcctctGTCCTTCTTCCACCCCCCGGCTCATCCGCACCTCCCCTCGTGTGTCCtgtctctgctgtcccctccctccatGTCCCTCTCCGCTtctctccttcttcctcttttcccgCTCCACGctccacccccagctccctcctttgccttcctcccctccctcctcatCTCCCACGGCTGCtcctcaccttcctcctcctccctccatccTCAGCATCTCACACCCTTCATCCCTTcacccatccctccctcctctcctcaccCCCGATCTCCATCCCCTGGGGCTGATCCTTCATCCCTCCTGGCTCTTCCTCATCTCTTCTCACCTGGATTCTCCTTTATCTCCATCCCTCTGGCTTTTCCTCATCTCTTCCAAGTCTCCTGGCTCTTCCCCCTctgttccatccctctgcctgTTCCTCAGCTCCGTTCTCCATCCCCTGGGGCTCTTCCTCACCTGTTCCCTCCTAGATTCTCCTTTATCTCAAtcccctggggctgttcctcaccttcatccttcatcccccctgcctgtccctcccctgttccccctccctgcccctctctcccatctcccctgtccctcccggggggggggggggggggggggggggggggggggggggggggggggggggggggggggggggggggggggggggggggggggggggggggggggggggggggggggggggggggggggggggggggggggggggggggggggggggggggggggggggggggggggggggggggggggggggggggggggggggggggggggggggggggggggggggggggggggggggggggggggggggggggggggggggggggggggggggggggggggggggggggggggggggggggggggggggggggggggggggggggggggggggggggggggggggggggggggggggggggggggggggggggggggggggggggggggggggggggggggggggggggggggggggggggggggggggggggggggggggggggggggggggggggggggggggggggggggggggggggggggggggggggggggggggggggggggggggggggggggggggggggggggggggggggggggggggggggggggggggg
This genomic stretch from Ficedula albicollis isolate OC2 unplaced genomic scaffold, FicAlb1.5 N00478, whole genome shotgun sequence harbors:
- the LOC101821299 gene encoding uncharacterized protein LOC101821299; protein product: PTRDPSLSSTPVSLPQGDPGPKGADGAPGKDGLRGLTGPIGPPGPAGAPGDKGEAGPPGPAGPTGARGAPGDRGEPGPPGPAGFAGPPVSVTRLPRGSSPAPQRGGVGPAGKNGDRGETGPQGPAGPPGPAGARGPAGPQGPRGDKGETGEQGDRGMKGHRGFSGLQGPPGPPVSAAGAAPRPGGSGFDFSFLPQPPQEKAHDGGRYYRADDANVMRDRDLEVDTTLKSLSQQIENIRSPEGTRKNPARTCRDLKMCHGDWKSGRCPPGAVALSLSPLPLSFFHPPAHPHLPSCVLSLLSPPSMSLSASLLLPLFPLHKSRGKKYGSNVHRIKNMFLQMGTAPGPEGACDLAKAKEKPVRLSLPRAGSLGDGVDQGSLLKLGTSVSERVSRFDSKPDKPFSKLQETRKIFERSPQEKASSAKLLLRKERAGFQDRKLDVVVRFNGSTESLDKLEADAVSPTVSQLSAVFEKADLRNNLHKAQGRAAAPLQAKAVAKRPRVFAPGAEPARPGDGHASPARARPQDEEKAAGKSGRPAEKEA